Genomic DNA from Phaeobacter porticola:
GGGTCGAGGATGAGAGTGATCAGCACATTGGTCACGCAGGCCATGACGGGCGCGGTGAGAGCCATTTCAACGTTCATATGCGGGCCAATATCTTTGCCGATATGAAACGGGTGGCGCAACATCGCGCTGTGCATAAGGCGCTGGGCGATATCGTGTCGCGCATTCATGCGCTGGCACTGGACATCGGTGCGTAGCCGAAATTTCAGGCAAAGCCCCGCCGATGTGCCCTAGTGGCAACGTTGGCGGGGAATTCAGATTTAGGGCTGGTCAGGTGTTTGCAGGATCTTCCGACGCAGGATCCGCCTTGGTCAGCCTTGGTTCGGTCTTGCCGGTCGCTGTGCTCTTGGTTCCGGCGGGGATGGCTGCAAGGCTTGCGCGCGCCTTCAAGGCGGCCGTCAGACCAGACACCGGGCTTAGTTCTTCAACGCCATCATCCGCCATCATCGCACGCGCGCCACGACCGGGAACGGCGATTGCACCCGTCGGGGCCTCCGGATCACCGGCAATGGCGGTTGGTGCTGCGACAGGCAATGAGGTGGCCGGTCCGAGTGATGGCGCGCTGGCTGTTTCAGGGCGTGGCTTTGCGGCGATCTCAGGGACGACTGCATCCGGCGTTTCAGTCGGGGTCGCGTTCTGGGGCAGGGCTGGCTGCCGATCCGCTTGGGCGGCGATCTGGGCGCTGATCTGCGCTGCCAGCTGTGTCACGGCCTGGGCTTGCGTCTGCTCGGCCGCTGTTGGCAATGCGCGGCGGAAAATTAACAAATTGCGCCAGTTGGTTGTCGATCCGGCCAGCCCGCTGCGTTCTTCTGATGGCAGCAGCTCCGCACGCTGATACTCCCAACCCTCTGCCGCCATCTCATTGAGAAGAATATCGATGGAATTGGCGAACCGGGCTTCGGCAGTTTTGATCCCCTTGGCTTTGGTGCCCTTGGCGGGGGCGGGAACAACCTTGTACTCAAAAGCTTGCATAAACGTCTCCTGTGTCGGTGGCAGGTTTAGCGCAAGCGTGCGGGGGGTCAAGCGTCCGCGTTCCCCATGGGCGGGGACCTGTCGATGAGCAATCGATCTGCAGTATAACCAAATTACTCTGCGGAATTCCAGTTGGATGGCGGGGGCTTACCCCGTGCAGCAACATTAAGCAGTCAGACGTGGGCGAGTTGTGCATTGGATAAGAAACAAAAAACGCGCGCCGGGGCCCCCTTGGACCGGCCCGAAATTTTTTGACTGGGGCGCATTTAAAATTTGAACGCGCGCCGGTCAGGTCATCCCTCGCGCTTTGGCAGTTCCCCCGGATCTGGGTGGTGTAACCGCCGCTGCCCAGTCAGTGGGTCACTTCGGGGATCGACCAGAGCGGCGGGATACTGGGGCGCAGTCCGACAACCAGGGCCTGGCCCTCGGCCCGTCGGATCGGATCCTGCCGACTGCTTTTTCAAGGGCCAACAGCGGGCGGATCACCTCATGCCGCCAGCGCGCCAATTCCAAATCGGCCTCAAATTTGGCGTCATTCTGATACGCCTGCTCAGGCAGCATCACCTGTTGCCCGGTTTCCGCATCGGGCTTTTCGTGCAGGACAACCCCGCGCTCCAGATACCCGGCCTCGCGCAGATCGGCAGGCAGGCTGTCCACATGCACTTGCAGTGTCTTGCCGCCGCGCCGGCGTCCGGTGCGCTCCTCGCGCACCAGCAGATCGCGGCCGCGCCAGATGCGTTGAGACAGGGCCTTGTGAACTGCCGCCTGCGAAACTCCCGCAGCTTCTCAAGCTGGACACTGGCAAGCCATTTCTCAGGGTTATTTTGAGGTTGTTTAGCCGGTTGTTTTGGCTGGACCCGATCCAGCTCAAAGCAATCCCCTTCGATCAACTCAAATTGGTGAAGTGCCTGACGCATGGATTACACCGCTCTTTCTGCAATCTGCTGGCAGGCCGCACAGCGCTTGGCAAAGGGGACGGCTGCGCGCCGCTTGGGGTCGCTTATTCCCGCAGTCCAGGCAGGTCTTGCGGCCTGTTCAGCCCGTCCGCGCTTACGCTGCCGCCCCGCTCTCCATAGCGGGGCAGGAACTTTTTAAGCGAGAGGCCTCCATCACCATGCGCTTGGTTTAAGCGGCTTTCACGGTGTCGCGGCCTGCGGCATCAATGATCCGCTCACGGAGTTCCCCGCCGCTCGGCCAGAGGACTGACCATATGTGGCGTTGCGTGCGGTGCTGGACTGCATGTCATTTTCGCGGCATCAGGCCTCAAAAGTGGTGCCCATAGAGCGAAACGATCCGTCAATCACCTCATGCAGGATCGCTCCGGGCTGGAACATTTATTTTCCCAATTATCCACGAAACAAAGCCGGCTCCCCTAATTCGCGCGATTTGAGGCGGGTCTCTTTGGAATTCGCAGATTCGGCCAATATTGTCGGTCCCCGGAAATGGAGACAAGCATGATCACAGAATTGAAGCCGGTGCGAGACTTTTGGAAAAAGATGCCAAGTGAACGCCACGCTCGCATCTTCTTGGAAGCGATGATCTGGCCGTCTGGTCGCCATTGCCCACATTGCGGCAGCCTCAGCTCAACATCCATTCGAGGACGATCTGCCCGCCCGGGCCTCTACCAATGCGGCGAACGCGAGTGCCGCCTCCAATTCAAGGTCACCACAAAGACCCCGATGCATGCCGCTAAACTGGACCTTCGGATTTGGATTGCAGCAATCTTTCTGGTGCTGACGTCCAGCAAGGGAATCTCGCCGGTGGTGATGGCGCGGATCCTGGGTGTGAATCAGAAAACGGCCTGGAAGCTGGGGCATGCGATCCGGGAACTGATGGATGACCGTGAGGCCGTTTCCGCCAGGTTGGCCGGCGTTGCCGAAGTAGACGAAGCATATGTGGGGCGCGCGCCGAGGTTCAAGAAAGGTGTGAAGAATAAACGGGGACGGGGCACCGGTAAGCCCATGGTGCTGGTTGCGGCGGATCGCAATGGGCAGGCGAAGGCCACACTGGTCCCGAATGCGCAAGGCGCGACGCTCGGACCGATCATGAAAGAGTGGATTGATCCTTCATCGGCCCTCATGACCGACAGCAACACCGCTTATCGAAAGATCGGCCGGAGCTTTGCATCACACCACACTGTCACCCATGGCAAACGACAGTATTCGCAGCCTTCCAAGAGAGCACACATCAACACCGTGGAGGCTGTGAACTCCCAAGCGCAGCGCGCCCTGAATGGTGTTTACCATCGCTTGGGCCGGCAACATCTTAAAAGATACCCGGACGAAATTCTGTGGCGCTGGAACCATCGCCAGCAGGAGGTGAAGGTCAGGAACCAGAAAACATCATCTGGAACCAAGAAGATTGCCACAACAGTCTGGAAATTGATCCCAGTCGTCGAACAGATGCGGGGAATGCTATGTTGCGCTGTTGGCCGTCAAATCAGGCGCACACCAAGTTGGGGTTTGCACTGGCCGTAGATTGGCCGAAGTGCGCTTCGCATGACATGACTTTGGATGGTTTGTATCAAGCGACTTACGCGCTTTTAGGAGGATGCCTTGGAAGTTTTTACTGAAACAGTGATGGTGCTTGGGGTCGCTATTCAAGATATCTTTGAGGGCGGGCCCTACTGCTTTTCGCTGGTTTCATTACCTTAGACACTTATTTGGGGCTTCGAAATAGGTGTATGAGAATATTCAATATTTTACAGATACTGGGGCTTGTTTCCGGATATTTTTGGGCAATGCCCATCTTCGAGATGCAGGATGTAGCCGGCCTTGGGCCTAGGGACGCGTGATTGGCACTTGGATCATTTGCCTTTTTGTCATCCATGTCTGGTATACTCTGAGACTTCTGAAAACTCTCGCGTAGATGATCTGCCCCAGCAACTCGCCTCTATTCGCAAACGAGCCCTTGGGATGGTGAGTAGAGATCAACAAGCAATACTTGTTTTGGTGGATAATTGGTTTATTTTTTACGGTCATATTCATCTCGCCATGCTGGTTGCGTTGTGTTTTGCAAAACTAAAACATAGCTAATGTATCCATACTTGGTGGCATCATTAGTTAGTGCTTAAGGCGAGCAAGAACCGCCGCTCAGAAGTGCGGAGCATTCTGCCGATCATCTCTCACCGGAGGCCTTTGAGTATTTTGTGACGGTGCCTCGGTATGATGTGTCAATCTCGGCAGGTAATAGGGGGCATGCAACGGATGAGAATGTTGTTGGTCACTATGTCTTTAGCCGGCGCTGGCTAACACACCGCAACCTGACGCCTGCAAATTTGGCCGTCGTTAGAGGTGCCGGAGATAGCATGCACCAAAGCTGTACACTAGTGATCTGGCCGTAATCGACACGACTTCTACGGACCTAAAAGATGGGGTGACTTACGTGTTCCGCTTGGGCGAGGTCTTCTGATCAAACGCCTACAGATCCTTGCGCAACCCAATGTCAATCTCGGTAGTGACAACCCTCAGTATTCTCCGATCCAGATCGATTTATCCAATGGAGAACTTACCAGCATCGGGTGGGTGGTGGCCTCAATGCATGAATGGTGAGGTGTTTGCTTCCGCATTTGGCATCATGCGGCAATCAACGGCAGTAATAAAATCTATTTTGCGCCGAAGCGCCCGAAGGGTGGGGAGAACCGCCAAATTGGGTTTGCCAGTAAACACAGAGCTTTCACGATACACCCAAAGGCCACGTTCAAATTTACCCCGCGCTCACCCTTCCAATTAATTCCGATTCCCCCAACCCTTTTACGTTTCAGCGCAAACGTGTCGGTTACTCGCCCAGTTTCTGTGCCACCAATTTGTTTACAGCAGCCGGATTGGCCTTACCGCCGGTGGCTTTCATCACCTGACCAACGAACCAACCTGCGAGCTTTGGGTTCACCTTGGCTTTTTCGACCTGCGCGGGGTTGGCGGCGATAATCTCGTCCAGTGCGGCCTCAATGGCGCCAGTATCTGTCACCTGCTTCATGCCGCGTTCCTCGACGATCTGGGCCGGGTCGCCGCCTTCGGTATAGACGATCTCGAACAGGTCCTTGGCGATCTTGCCCGAGATGGCGTCAGAAGAAATCAGGTCAATGATGCCGCCGAGCTGCGCTGGGGAGACCGGGCTGTCGGTGATCTGTTTGTCCTCGTCCTTCTTCAGGCGGCCAAACAACTCGTTGATGACCCAGTTGGCCGCCAGTTTGCCATTGCGGCCGTTGGCGACCTGTTCAAAGTACCCAGCGGATTCCACATCAGCGGTCAGTACAGAGGCGTCATAGCCGCTGAGGCCGAAGTCAGCGATGAAGCGCGACTTCTTGGCGTCCGGCAGTTCCGGCAGGTTGGCGGCGATATCATCCACCCAGGCCTGTTCGATTTCCAGCGGCAGAAGATCGGGATCAGGGAAATAGCGGTAGTCATGCGCTTCCTCCTTGGAGCGCATGGAGCGTGTCTCGCCCTTGTCCGGGTCATAGAGCCGGGTCTCCTGATCGATGGTGCCGCCCGCCTCGATGATGGCGATCTGGCGACGGGCCTCGACGTCAATCGCCTGCTGGATAAAGCGCATGGAGTTCATGTTCTTGATTTCGCAACGGGTGCCGAGGTGGGAGAAGTCCTGCGTTTCCTGGTATTTCTCATACTGGCCCGGACGGCAGACCGAGACGTTCACGTCCGCGCGTAGGTTGCCGTTCTGCATGTTGCCGTCGCAGGTGCCCAGATACTGCATGATCTGGCGCAGCTTGGCGATATAGGCGGCGGCTTCTTCGGGGCCGCGGATGTCGGGGCGGGAGACGATCTCCATCAGGCAGACACCGGTCCGGTTGAGGTCGACAAAGGACATGTTGGGGTCCATGTCATGGATCGATTTTCCCGCGTCCTGCTCCATGTGGATCCGCTCAACCCGGACGTTGCGCGCGGTGCCGTCACCCAGTTCCACCAGCACTTCACCTTCGCCCACGATGGGGTGATAGAGCTGGGAAATCTGGTAGCCTTGCGGCAGGTCGGGGTAGAAGTAATTCTTGCGGTCAAAGGCCGACCACAGGTTGATGTCGGCCTTAAGGCCAAGCCCGGTGCGCACCGCCTGTTCAATGCAGTACTCGTTGATCACCGGCAGCATGCCAGGCATCGCCGCGTCCACGAATGCCACGTTGGAGTTCGGCTCAGCGCCAAATTTGGTGGAGGCGCCGGAGAACAGTTTCGCATTGGAGCTGACCTGGGCATGTACTTCCATGCCGATGACCAGTTCCCAGTCATGCTTGGCGCCCGCGATCACCTTGGGCTTGGGGAGTTCATATGTCAGGTCGAGCATGGTTTTCCGCCGTATCCGAATGTCTATGTTTGGCAAGCGTTCTAGGCATCTGCGCGCGCAGGGGCAAGGGGGCAATGAGCGGAGAGGCCGCCGGGGCACGCCTTTGCTGCCCGTGAAACGCGAGCGGCAAGGCTAAGTCGCGGCACGGGACCGGCAACACAGCCG
This window encodes:
- a CDS encoding BolA family protein, with the translated sequence MSIRDEIEACLRDAFAPSVLRVEDESDQHIGHAGHDGRGESHFNVHMRANIFADMKRVAQHRAVHKALGDIVSRIHALALDIGA
- a CDS encoding DUF4177 domain-containing protein, which translates into the protein MQAFEYKVVPAPAKGTKAKGIKTAEARFANSIDILLNEMAAEGWEYQRAELLPSEERSGLAGSTTNWRNLLIFRRALPTAAEQTQAQAVTQLAAQISAQIAAQADRQPALPQNATPTETPDAVVPEIAAKPRPETASAPSLGPATSLPVAAPTAIAGDPEAPTGAIAVPGRGARAMMADDGVEELSPVSGLTAALKARASLAAIPAGTKSTATGKTEPRLTKADPASEDPANT
- a CDS encoding IS1595 family transposase; the encoded protein is METSMITELKPVRDFWKKMPSERHARIFLEAMIWPSGRHCPHCGSLSSTSIRGRSARPGLYQCGERECRLQFKVTTKTPMHAAKLDLRIWIAAIFLVLTSSKGISPVVMARILGVNQKTAWKLGHAIRELMDDREAVSARLAGVAEVDEAYVGRAPRFKKGVKNKRGRGTGKPMVLVAADRNGQAKATLVPNAQGATLGPIMKEWIDPSSALMTDSNTAYRKIGRSFASHHTVTHGKRQYSQPSKRAHINTVEAVNSQAQRALNGVYHRLGRQHLKRYPDEILWRWNHRQQEVKVRNQKTSSGTKKIATTVWKLIPVVEQMRGMLCCAVGRQIRRTPSWGLHWP
- the gatB gene encoding Asp-tRNA(Asn)/Glu-tRNA(Gln) amidotransferase subunit GatB — protein: MLDLTYELPKPKVIAGAKHDWELVIGMEVHAQVSSNAKLFSGASTKFGAEPNSNVAFVDAAMPGMLPVINEYCIEQAVRTGLGLKADINLWSAFDRKNYFYPDLPQGYQISQLYHPIVGEGEVLVELGDGTARNVRVERIHMEQDAGKSIHDMDPNMSFVDLNRTGVCLMEIVSRPDIRGPEEAAAYIAKLRQIMQYLGTCDGNMQNGNLRADVNVSVCRPGQYEKYQETQDFSHLGTRCEIKNMNSMRFIQQAIDVEARRQIAIIEAGGTIDQETRLYDPDKGETRSMRSKEEAHDYRYFPDPDLLPLEIEQAWVDDIAANLPELPDAKKSRFIADFGLSGYDASVLTADVESAGYFEQVANGRNGKLAANWVINELFGRLKKDEDKQITDSPVSPAQLGGIIDLISSDAISGKIAKDLFEIVYTEGGDPAQIVEERGMKQVTDTGAIEAALDEIIAANPAQVEKAKVNPKLAGWFVGQVMKATGGKANPAAVNKLVAQKLGE